A window of Gossypium hirsutum isolate 1008001.06 chromosome D13, Gossypium_hirsutum_v2.1, whole genome shotgun sequence genomic DNA:
TGGCCATCCGAATTTCCAAGGCTGATTATTGAAGGACATTAAAGATTGTTGATGCCATTGCCGTCCCCAAGGTTTAGGATTCTTCAAAGGAGGCATGCATTTAAGGGCTGCCGTTTCACTCTTCAAAGCTCCTTGGAAGACGCCACTAGTGGCTTTGTACACTCCCTTGGCCGAACCTGGCATACCTTTTTCAATTCAAGGATCCTCGTGCGCATCAAAGACACCTTTCAAGGCTGTTCGTGTAGCTCAATGGTCAGCCAAGCATTGAAGACGTTCCATGAATGTTTTCAGCTGAGTTAAcaccatctagaagctgtccatttatgtaccttttgtgaccattcggtttgacattcaatattagtataaatagttgttttgtaatcatttttttggttagacaatatatttttaaaacttatatgaaatttgtttactttgtgagtttgtgttcaactctcattgttctccaaggactggttagacttatcaagtaacccttgtggcgtcaacccgtttttgtattttgaacttatcactttgcacccaaagtgtggcgttcaagttataccgaggttcctatcatctttgatagtgggtcaaggttccattttattcgttttccatccatacaacatttaacctttcctaagtattcgtataagtcctgggttaacacacttatattgtgttggttcaacttgaatacttggttttcattcacctatcatcctcaatacatttcataaccccttttgaactaaatttgagcctttatctcttctttcttaacctatttcgtccaccctcgagtattactccaattcacgatcgggcacatctacgactcgactcgactctccttcccgagctggggcgtatcatttggtatcagagctagctgaatcggaGTAAGATCGACGTTATCGGTATTAcggtattgtaaaaaaataaaaaaaaaaacttgaaaagaaaatttcaaaaaaaaattcaaaaaaaaagtttgtattcaatttatttttactttttgtatttagtattgaagaaaaaaaaagaagaaaaaaattcggaattaaaaaaaaagaaaaaaaatcgaaattgaaaaaaaaaagtgattgaaattcattttgggtttgtaaaagcattgcttgttgcccgaaggaccatatctatatagccacacttaaccattcctattttgtttgatagcctaccatttccgacatcattacccaccaagccaaatcaattttgtaagccgacgccaaacggtattgattcgtCGATTTAGTTTGCGAAGAACTTTGAGAGGcgaaaatcgagtggaaaaaAAAGGCAAGAGTGATTGGTGAGACCATTCGAGAGAAGTAAAAGCCATATTGTGTGAATTTTATTTGTGAGTGAAGTGTGAGTTTTGTTGTGTGATTAAAAaaaatgtctcaagaagaattttccgaatcagaattccaatatttgatgcaagaaatgcgtagaatggtgaaatcaaactttgataaattgcatgatagattggatcgaatagagacaagagcccaacaaaagcaaatttcatcgagtcatgagacggagttaagatcatcccgacgacactactcgacaagagactcttatcaagacgtttattcaacaaggcgttcgagaccaagagaagcaaactccgagtttgagtccttcagagatgataaacgaaaaggtaaacatgtctctacaagtgcctcaatttattcatctacaaaggattatttacgaagaggtgcacgtgtttcaagagtgtcaaagtactcggctacggaagatctatcacaaagagaagattgccatttgtatgaagaatccttttcttattctcaacgaaaggcttctcattttgatgatttctacttttgtaatagaattgaaatagcatgtgaaaaagaaaaagaaaaagagcgcgACCGagaaaatgaacatgaaaaagaaatgaaagaaaaagaagatgagtgggagatagaaaagaaaattgaaaatgagattgagaataaaaacgagtgcgaaaaagaaaaggaaaccgaaaaagagagtgagattgaagaaagaaacgagagtgcaaaagaaatgagtgatatggtaaaagaaagaggatttgaaaatgagttggaaaaagaaagaaatgaaaaggatgaaagtgaaaaagaaaggagtgttgttactaaccatcctatgaattttccttgttttgtttctacttttcaggtttctggaaatcccatcgatcaatttcaacttcaatacttttctaaggagaaacgatttcgattagtcgagaaaggtaagatcgtagatgaccctagtccacaagtgcttaaaggtaagccatgtaagggatctactgtatttgagtcttctcaatcttacttgattcttgatgacgagattagcaaagacttagtttgtgagaaagtttttcatcttgatctgattggaaatcataatttgattgttgataaatgtgttttacatagtaatgtgaaatatctttctgctcataagcctatcattgtcaagattgatcaagaagtaagtccaggtaagcccaaacaaaaattgggattgtgtgatgaaaagttgacatctaatctgtttgcttgtgatgatcatgtgaattatctaaattgtggtgtgaacttttcttgtttacgtgtgcgaatgaaatatgaagggtttgattgctcgaatgtatgtatgcctaactcctatttgcttgacatgtgtgaagtcttggtgaagaagaaattttcattgcgttgcgaaacgaccaatgaaaatcgcgtttttaaacctgggatatacattcctaagttaacgtcaagccaagcaagaggaagcttcgtttttgaccccggagattattattctttgttcttgttaaaagggtttggattttgcaattttgactTTCGAGATTATGCCTTTCGACTGTTTTGTGGTTCGGATTTGTTTCTATCCATgaactttttgattcattttggaaAGGTAATACCGAATTTCATTTTTGATCCTGGCATTGGGTTAAGCATCCCAATTTTGAATAAGCATCTAAAAAGAtcatttgtgtttataatttttagtgtctCTAATTCCTTTCATTCTCGTGTAGGTGACACTCTAAATTGGTTCCCTCCAAAAGAGGGAGggcgtggaaataattcaaaattttctcaaacCATTCttgattttcaaagttttggaaatgattctatTCGGGTCATGAACGAAAGGGCTCGAGATCTTGAAAATTTttttcgagcaagtggcccgatttgaggacaaatcgtcttcaagagggagggtatgatgtgatcctgatcgcatcatataatgtcacaacccaacaccgtcgagattggcctaaacacgagggccccaagtgcaagatgaagctaatttttagctcatttgaatttcttttcgtgtggttcaactcattcgagctcaagttagctcattcgtgctcaagtcagctcattcaagctcaatttaactcgttgagctcgttattagctcttttgctcttttaatttaatttgccggaataaattaattagttcaGTTCGTTttttttagctcaaataattactaagtgtttaattaagaaatctggacattttaattatgtttgtttattgcatgtttaatttgttttaattattacctagcataaatgtgtttgccttattacaattatttaatgtgtcttattgctgatttattatgcctaagctgttatttaatgttcagccaaatttaattaacttgtctaggatgctgaattaaatgtgtcttagttgccgaatttattgatgtttttcattagttttagccgaatttatgagcatatttattgatcaaattgctgccaatttaatttgtcttaagatgctgatttttaatgagcagatattaatgaccgaatttaattatttggctgcaggtttaatggcttggacggcaatttaaggaagtggatgttggccgaatttaatgtacagcaagacatgcattaaagatgctgttctacatgcaaggaacggcattaaaggagttgtttgtgctttttcatgtggccatttaatggacgaaattaaagaagctgcttgctgatttaatgtgcagcaaggacatgaattaaatgagatgttcccatgtatggaacggcatttaaagggaagcaaaacatgaattaaatgagatattcaccatgcatggacggcattaatgaaagcatgcaaggggggacgttattgaacagcattaaagctggtattgcttcgggtacagcaaagagctgttgtttggggaatttccaagtgaccattcggccaaagcatgtATATTGCTTAATTATTCAAGGCTGAACGTTTCATGCTTCCAAGGAGCATTAAAGGCCGTTTTCAGGTTCCAAAGCTGATGCTTATTGCTGTCTTGAACACACCAAAGGACTTGCAAATTTAGTCCAGCTCATTTAAGTTGATTAAAAGTATTTAGGAGCTATTTGTGTGCTCAAGACGTCATTTAATGCTGCTGCTGGCCATCCAAATTTCCAAGGCTGATTATTGAAGGACATTAAAGATTGTTGATGCCATTGCCGTCCCCAAGGTCTAGGATTCTTCAAAGGAGGCATGCATTTAAGGGCTGCCGTTTCACTCTTCAAAGCTCCTTGGAAGACGCCACTAGTGGCTTTGTACACTCCCTTGGCCGAACCTGGCATACCTTTTTCAATTCAAGGCTCCTCGTGCGCATCAAAGACACCTTTCAAGGCTGTTCGTGTAGCTCAATGGTCAGCCAAGCATTGAAGACGTTCCATGAATGTTTTCAGCTGAGTTAAcaccatctagaagctgtccatttatgtaccttttgtgaccattcggtttgacattcaatattagtataaatagttgttttgtaatcatttttttggttagacaatatatttttaaaacttatatgaaatttgtttactttgtgagtttgtgttcaactctcattgttctccaaggactggttagacttatcaagtaacccttgtggcgtcaacccatttttgtatttcgaacttatcactttgcacccaaagtgtggcgttcaagttataccgaggttcctatcatctttgatagtgggtcaaggttccattttattcgttttccatccatacaacatttaacctttcctaagtattcgtataagtcccgggttaacacacttatattgtgttggttcaacttgaatacttggttttcattcacctatcatcctcaatacatttcataacctcttttgaactaaatttgagcctttatctcttctttcttaacctatttcgtccaccctcgagtattactccaattcacgatcgagcacatctacgactcgactctccttcccgagccgGGGCGTATCACTAACATGACTATTTCATATGTATGATTCCATAAATAGGGGATTCACTTTTAAGAATCCACCAACATGTTATCTATTGCTAAAAGTGGACCGCTATGAATGGGATATTTATTATTGTAAAACAGAGATAAGATCCAACGATCCACTAGATTTTCCAGTTTGATTAAGATGACTTGATCTTCTTATTAATCTGAAATGGAGGGTTTTTCTATGAATCTACTGATATGTTTCGTTAAGCATGAAACAATAGACTTAGGTCTGAAACAAGAACCCATGAGGATCGTAATACGAATCTGAGTCTGGTAGAATAAGTTATTAACAATAGTTTGTAACTAGAACTATCTGCTAAGATATGCCTTATTTGAATTATCTATATTTATCTGAGGCAAAGGTTGATATAAGAATAATCTAAGAGTTTTCTTTCATAAGTCCATAAGTAAGAATACGCAAAAAATTCTCTCAAGGAAGTTGTTGTTATAAGACCGCACAAGCAGCTAAGAAGGATAGAGTTCGCAGGAATAATCCACCAAAAGGTCAAATGTTTAAATgcattatgatattacatatgtAAAGTCTCACTAGTGGGAGATATTTATGTGCAAGGGTTTGTAGAGTCAATTACGAAATCTTCTATTTTCAAGTCGCTCGTAATATATCAAAGGTAGTTAAGTAAGATTAATTGTCTTCTAGGTTGTGcaaataattaagaaatagtGTATTTGAGGATGATGTACTAAGTACAAATGAGCTGGAACGTGTGAAGTAAATGTTGGGactacactacaccaaaacaggtttttagtggcacttttagcggcgtttgatcaaaaaacgccgctatagatcgcgcattagcgacgctttttgaaaaatgccactatagatcaagcattagcgctgctttttaaaaaacgccgctatagatcgagcattagcgacgTTTTTCAAAACGTGTTGCTATAGgtcgagcattagtggcgctatCTAAAAAAGGCTGCAAAAACGTTAAGCACAACGCCATCGTTTTATGTTGAGCTTTGgtggcattagtggcgctttttgaaaatcgccgctatagatcaagcaTTAGAGGCGTtttctaaaaaacgccgctatagattgagcattagcggcatttttcaaaaagcgTCGGGGTTTATGGTTTAGGATTATGgtttatagtttaaggtttaaggtttaggggttaggggttaggggttaggggttaagggtttggggtttaaggtttatattttattatttaaggtTTAGGAGATAGgggttaaaagtttagggtttaaattaattggtgttttttaatttatatattaaataatttcttatataattgtaaaagagataatattaattttaatatattaaaattatgattatagtttaaattatttaatagataatagataaattatatatattaaatggtttatgatttaaggtttactttagatttgctaaatgatgaaattttatacaattaattaatgcttttatatttaaaaatatttaatctaaaccatttgatatatttaaatattagattaaaaaaaacattgataaaaaaaagcaacagattgatatggataggtaactatctattttgaataggaccaaattataacaaataaaaatgaaatacaaaaactaaaatcattccacatcaaacatctagcaaaatagttatattttagttagaaagaaatatctctaataaaatggagattagatcGGAAATGAATAATACAAAATCACGATTAACGTttcaatctttaatagaaatttgatatgtgagtgattaattgcttacattggataattctaacttaataattaattacagtcatttaatcatttgttttcttattaaaatatacgatatttattttgagagtacttaatttttattattataaaaatctagtttataaaaaataataataataaatattttataaaatcactaaactaataatttttaacagtTAAAATAAGAATTTTTAGTAAAACAAAACAGCTTTGTATTATTAatcaaaaagaaataattttttgcgCCCAAAaaatctttttacttaaaaaaattggCGCCGTTTTATCCCTAGATTTTCCCCTGAAACCCCTAATCTTTCCCCCTAAAAATAATCACCTCAGCACACTATTACTCCTTCAGCTCTGCGCGAAACCCTAAAATAATGCCTCCCAAAGCAGCTAAATCCAAGGAAGCATCAGCGGAGAGGCCCATCCTCGGTCGATTCTCTTCTCATATCAAGATCGGAATCGTAACTttcttcttatatatatatttcatttcatttcacttCTCGAAGCTAAACTTTTCCTCTTTTGGATCTCTTTTTCGTTCATTTGCAGGTGGGACTGCCCAATGTTGGGAAGTCTACTCTTTTCAACACGCTCCCTATCCCTCCTTCCTTTCTCATTTTCCTCTGATCCAAACAAGAAACAACGAACTCGccttcaaccttcttcttcaaACTAGGTCCCCTCTCGTTCAATCCCTCATCGTAATCTCCTCCTCTCATCTCCTtacttaattttacttttttttctttgccttaattttttgaaattagtgAACAACACAGGGAAATTAGTAATgggtttctttttaattttaatttatttactaacCTTGTGTTCGATCAGGTGAGGAAACCAAGTAGTTCATTTACAAGGCGTGGTTCGATGATATACACCAATACCCCTACGAGGGAATCCTTATCTAGAAATGTgagattataatatatatacatttgtttcaatttaatttgTTGAGTTTACTTGAAAATTTGTGGAATTATATATTActtgctttatttttttaatagcttATACTGTTAGTGAATTAGATAGATTTGCTCCCTGTTATACCTGTATCTAAGTTGAAATTATATATGCCTTTGCATTCCAAATATGAAAACTGGAAATTAGGCATAGCCTATTGAAATTGGTGTTTTGATATGAATGTGTTATGCTTCCATTTGTGTAATTCTATGATGTTCAACATTTGAGTTTGTGTTGAACAAATATGCAATGGAAGTGCTTTGAAGGATTATCAAAGGAATTCTCACCAATAAGGTTTGTTTTACATGATTTTTTATGTGCAATTGTTTTTACTATCAAATTCATGCTCATATTTTAGTTTCATAGCTTTTCATTTTTGAGATGGTTAATTTTCTTTACATAAATGTGctataattttgttattttcattcGCGTAGGTTACCGATATGAAAGGGAGGAATGGAGCTCAGTCAATTCcaatgagaaagaaaaaagataaagTCGACAAGAATGGTAGTAATAATCAAGATGGTGAGGATTGCTCAATATTTTCCTCATAGGCTTTGGCAACagaaaaagagaatgaagagTTAATTTCATTGAGGGAACAAGTGGAGGATCTGCAAAAGAAGTTGCTAGAGAAAGATGAACTTCTGAAATCAGCAGAGCTTTCAAAGAACCAGATCAATGATGTTCGTGCTGAACTTGGTAAATTGAAGCAAGATGCTGCAGAAAAGGACTCTTTAATCAAGTCTATTCAGTTGCAACTCTCTGATGCCAAGGTATAATACATCATTAATGGGAATAGTGAGATCTGTTTGTGAATTCGGATTTTGTGGTATTATATTACTTGTGTAAAGATTAAAAAGTTAGGATGAAATATTCCATAATTGACATGAAAAAGAATTAGTTTCATCTACAAGACTTAATTGTGTTATTGGAAGATTTTGTAATTAttgtttatttaattgattgttaAAATATGATTGTCATCTGATTTCAGAATATATCTATCCTCTATTATAAAAGGTTGCAGCATATCTGGTTCTTGTTttctatttttgtatttttgtctaCCTATGAATCATTTGACTACTTAACTCGccttcaaccttcttcttcaaATCATGACGTGGACTTAACTGTGCCTAGCATATCATGattttatcttgaaattttacACTCTAATGGATTAGTTTTGTGGAGGTCTTTATTACGTTTGGGCTAGAGTTTATGATCTACTTTGTGCATGCTGTCATACCAATTGCTTAGTTGACTGCGTGTGAGCAGCTTTCGTAGTTTTTTTTTCACATTCAACAACTGTAAAATCTTTCATTCATGCTTCATTAAAAAGCAATGTTATGGTGGAAGTAACTTTGCTTCCAAGATATGCAGTGTTTCACAGCCCCTCAGTGCAGTTGCACATTCTGTGAAGGATGCTCTGCCAGATCCTTGGCTAAAGTAGGTTATTTAATGTGGCCATTGAATCTGGTTTAAGAGATTGAGACTATAATCAAATGTTGTACTTTGCAAAAATTTTGTGCTGCTTTGCTATAAGAAACATGGGCATATCATGTACACTGGTGCACCACATGCTGTTACACTGTGGTACAGCTGTATGGTCCAAGCAAGCAAGTAGGCCCAACCAGTGCCTGGTTTGCGATGCCAATAAGTGTATGGGACCACCTGATAATGCTGTTGATTGTGATATGATTGATGTTCAAAACCAGAGTGGTACCTTTTCTGCtaaattttataagaaatttaTGCAATTGTTGGTTGTCTTTCTGTTACTATTTTCAATTGAACCCTTGTAAAACTgcttataataaattttaagcaGTATCTGATTTTCTGCTATAAACTCGAAGGTTCTTTGTATCCTATTTTTGACTAATTTTTTCCCTCATCATTTTGTTTGCATTTTTTGTCAAATgttgtgttttaaaaatttctatcCTGTGAATTTAACTAGCTCTTTGTTGAATTATTGTGCATCTCATAGGAGCAAGTTCTGAGGGGAAGACTGATGTTACGAAAAAGATTAGGTTTCCACAGATGGAGTAGAAATCTGCTAGTAAAACTGTTCAACGACAAGCAAAGAGGCAGCACTACCTTGTCCCATAAGAGAAATtttggaaaaggaaaagaaggCCAGTCTCTAATATTTTAGCTTTATAGGTTCTATTATATGTTTGCGGCTATGAGCATATAAACTTATGATAGTTTTGCAAATGATGCTAAAAGGTGGTGGatctgtaaattgaagtgtttaaatgctgtcaattgaagtgtttaagtgttgcaaattgaagtgtttagttgctggaaattgagatgttttatcgctgtaattgagttgtataaatgttgttaattgaaatgttaaagtgctgcaaattgaagtgtttaaatgatgtaaattgaagtgttaaatgctacaaattgaagtgtttaaatgttgtaaattgaagtgtttaaatgttgttaatcgagatgttaaagtgctgcaaattgaagtgttttaatgttgtaaattgaagtgttaaagtgctacTTTCCATTGTTACCTCCCCCATTTCTTTATGCATCAATAACTATATTAATGAAATCAAGTACtacaattatatattattatagatgGGGGTTGGAGAATACGATCAAAGGGCAAACATCAGATATGGTGATTCCTAGCCAAGCAGTGGCTTCTTAGACACCCAACATTTTGCACAACCAAACATGACCAGAACTAAACCTACATGTTGAGGTTGATACACACAAGTCCCTTCCTTTTTTTAGTTTATGTGCCATGTGAtgattgtgttttaaaatttaacttgttttagttcctTACATTCTTATAGAATTCACATTCAAGGAGAAAGAAACATCTCAGCAACTCATTGGGATCGAGCAGTCAGAATTCAGAATCAAGTGACACGCAAGAGCTAGATTTAGAGCTTAGACTGTCACTataatcaataattttttttgctaCTTTAAATGCATGCTCATGGAACTACATTTTATGCTTTACTAGATTTGTAAGTTTAAATAAGGTGTTGATCTGCAATTCATACATACAACTTAAGCAAGTTGATATGAactagtttgaattttttttttaaaatttcaaaggaATCTTATGTAATCAAAGGCAATTTGACTTGTTGCATGAGATATAGTGAAAAACATTGATCTTCTTgttcatgaattttcattttaataagtcTTCAAATTATATTATACATTTCTAAATTGGTGGAATCCCACTTCTGCTGCTATCTCTAACCAAAGAATGGAGTGATGTATGCACTGATAACAACATTTCTAAAGGATTTGCTTAAGCAGGTAAAGGGATAGGAATGATTTTTGgcgtttttataatattttaaattttttttattttcatgacgtttagcggcatttgtgaaaaaagcgccgctaaagatcaagttctttagcggcgtttgtgggaaaagcgtcgctaaaagtcatgttctttagtggcttttgtggtaaaagcgccgctaaaggtcatgctctttagcggtgtttgtgggaaaagcgtcgctaaaggtcatattctttagcggcgtttgtgggaaaagcgccgctaaagatcatgttctatagcggctTTTTTTACATAAACGCGACAAAATTTAGCAGCGGTGTCTATAacggcgttttttgcggcgcttataaaaacgccgcaaattgtTTTAGCGGTGCTTAAAGGcccaaaaaaatgccgctaaaaacctgttttgctgtagtgctACCTATTTTGCTGTAGTGCTACCAGTACGCCCAGTGGTGCAGTGGAAAAAATATTCTAATGATCCACAACCAaggatccatgtacgaggaatgAACCAGGTTGAAATAGGGTTGAAAATATATCCTTTCTTACTGAAAACGTTGAAAGGATGGTGTTGCTTTGATGTCAATTCCAAATCACAGTGAAAACGtctcggcctctacgtagtccaccccaTAAAAAATAAACAACCACTTTCTCTTGAAATTTTTAGAGAGAATTAAAAATGGTTGTagaccttttaaattattaagttggtaaccttaacacactaagggattatcatcattttatcctctttgatatcatatattaaaaaggaaaactagGATTATTCGCTTATTAATAGAGAAggcaaatggaaagttagaaaaatgaattatattctttccaaaagaatataggATTATTCTCTTATTAATAGAGAAAAcaaatggaaaattagaaaaatgaattatattctttccaaaagaatattaatttctatatcttttatattttgaccaaaattaattaatataactgtttatattaataaattcggtacaatatatacaattaatattttgtatgaattaaattcatatattaattatattctttccaaaagaatattaatttccatgtcttttatattttgactgaaATTGATTACtataactgtttatattaataaattcggtaaaatatatacaattaatattttgtatgaatcaaatttatatattaattatatctatGTTCTCTATTTCTGTACAAAAATTTTGTACATACAatgtatttaatgtttaactatcaaattaaattaattcaacaattaatttaattaatgtgacaactaaatacaataccaaatgtatttaGATTATGCTCATTTCAACCATAGGATGTGACCTTGTAGGCTCTTATAacattggtagtaatactagaacgtttctaatattacaaacaatgagtgacatctagcaataCATCATTGCCACCCAAGTTAGAAGAAGTCGTGATTCGACAAAACCTTACCgtgataatcttttcatgtattatatccttttatccttaagatctagattggacacaagtcatggaatagtcacacttgtatagtccaatatcatatttcttgattttgTAAACAgactataataaacaaataagtgtgatctctcatatcaacttattcgagcatgacGATCAATTTTTAGTGTCACTCCATCAAGagacctaagatattgctcccattatgtaggagggacaaatccttTCCTGATgaaccatatcccactacatggattgtggtatatccaacatcagtgtttatagtacaacctattatggtagaatttttgactgtatcaaaatatacgactcacgatgttgggacactgatgatctcaagtctaaggatcatatatatagttatcactatgagtaatattgtgactattacataataatccaagaaacatactcatagcgagtcagtccaatatgttgttctccaACACATGCTCATGCATTGATTTTAACAACTTTATGTCAATGgcaattctttgtcatcaatcaactacacattagtcccAAGCATGTAACAgcccttacccaagaccgtttTCAGAGTTTAGCAtggggc
This region includes:
- the LOC107903857 gene encoding protein MICROTUBULE BINDING PROTEIN 2C isoform X1 codes for the protein MPPKAAKSKEASAERPILGGTAQCWEVYSFQHAPYPSFLSHFPLIQTRNNELAFNLLLQTRSPLVQSLIVRKPSSSFTRRGSMIYTNTPTRESLSRNVTDMKGRNGAQSIPMRKKKDKVDKNGSNNQDGEDCSIFSS
- the LOC107903857 gene encoding protein MICROTUBULE BINDING PROTEIN 2C isoform X2, with the translated sequence MPPKAAKSKEASAERPILGGTAQCWEVYSFQHAPYPSFLSHFPLIQTRNNELAFNLLLQTRSPLVQSLIVRKPSSSFTRRGSMIYTNTPTRESLSRNCFEGLSKEFSPIRLPI